Within Candidatus Stygibacter australis, the genomic segment AGATTTCATTCTCAGGCAATTAGGTAAAGCTAATATCTGGTCTATTATCAAAGCAGCAGTATTTGGCGTACCATTGCCATTATGTTCCTGCGGAGTAGTACCCACGGCGATGCACCTTAAGCGAAAAGGAGCTTCTAATGGAGCAACAATATCCTTTTTAACCTCTACCCCTCAAACCGGGATTGACAGTATAATACCCACTTTTGGCATGTTAGGCTGGTTTATGGGGATCTACCGTCCCCTAACAGCACTTTTGATGGGAATCATTGCTGGTGTGATAACCAATAAGATCAAGCCGGAAGATAAACTGGAAAATATAGAATCTGCTGCTCAATCATGTTGTCTGACATGCGAATGTGACGATCCAAACTGCACACATCCTTCTCATCCCTGGAACCGACCGAAGCAGAGAGAAAATGCCGAAAGCTGTTCATGTGGAACAGGTCATGATAATGATCATGATCATATTTCTGACAGGCAAACTAATGTTTTCAAGAAGTTTATTGCCTATGCTTACGGTGATTTTATTGATGATATCTCCACTCAACTGGTGGTGGGAATCATCTTAGCTGGACTTATCACCTGGCTGATACCAGATGGTTTCTTCGAGAAGTATGGCGGACAAGGTTTTCTGGGAATGATCTTTATGATCATTGTAGGTCTTCCGATGTATGTTTGTGCTACGGGCTCAATACCAATAGCCGTAAGCCTGATCATGAAAGGGATCTCACCCGGAGCAGCATTCGTATTTCTGGTTGTGGGACCAGCAACCAATGCGGCATCATTAACTGTGATCGCCAGCAGTCTGGGCAAAAAAGTTACTGCAATATATGTGGCAGTTCTGACCATTTGTGCTTTAGGTTTTGGTATGCTGCTAAATGTGCTGGTAGATAATTTTGGCATCACTGTAAATGTGAAGCACATGACACATAATATGGGCAGAAGTATCTGGCTTGACATTATAACGATAATATTTACTGTAATTCTGGTTCTATCATTTTGGCGTAAGTATAGACCACGCAGGAAAATTAAGGTTGAGCCGATAAAAGGAGTAGTAATGAAAAAATATATTATAGAAGATATGCATTGCAATCATTGCGTGAAAACTATCACATCAGCAGTGGAAGAACTTGCTGGTGCAGAAGAAGTGATGATTGACCTTAATCAGAAAACAATGGAAGTCATAGGCGATGCAACAGATGAAGAGATTATGGACAAAGTGAAATCAACTGGTTACAAAATAGAAATAGCAGAGGAGAACTAATGAAAAAAATAATCTATTTGATAGTGGGACTGCTTCTGGGTGCCATTTTAATGGGAACAGTGATCTGGAATAAAATGCCTGATCTGATGCTGATCAATCTGGAGAGTAAATATGATTTTCAGTCAACTGTTGATAAATTGATAATTGCAGCATATGATAATGGCTGGGAAGTAGTGAATGAAGTAGACGTTCAGGAACGGATCATGTCCTTTGATTATGGTGATATCCTGAGAATGCAGATAATTGAGATCTGCCATGCAGACCACTCTTATACCATACTGCAGGATGACAATAATAAGAAAATTGCCGGGATAATGCCCTGTCGATTTGCTGTATATGAAACCCATGAAGGTAAAGTAATGATATCTAAAATGAATATTGGCCTCTTGAGCAAGATGTTTGGTGGCGTAATCCAGCAAGTGATGGGTGTTGTGGCAGAAGAAGAAAAGGCAATGCTGAAAACTGTGATTGAATAAATTTCTTTTTAGGAATATTATATATCCCAAAAAAACTGAACCCGGACTGATAAATCAGTCCGGGATTTTATATATTATTTACTGATACTTTCTGGTAAGTCTTATTTCCACACGTCGATTTTTACGCTTGTTTTCGTCAGTGTCATTGGGAGCTATGGGTTTAAATTCGCCATAACCCATAGCTTGTAATTGATCTGGTGGGAAAAAGTCGTTTTCGACAAAGAATTTCACAATACTTAGAGCACGCGCCATGGAAAGATCCCAGTTAGATTCATATTTCACGGTGCTGATAGGGACATTATCCGTATGACCTTCAATACGAATTTGCCAGCCTTCTTCGTCTCCGATCTCTCTTTTGATATTCTCAGCGACCTGAGCCAGAGCACGCAGGCTTTGCCAGCGTAATTCAGCCTTACCTGATGAAAACAGGATCTCACCGGGGATTGTGATCACAGTTTCATTAAGATCAAGTAGAGAGTCAACTTTTGCCTGTTCTTCGGAAAGCTTGGCATTTTGCTCAATGATCCGTTGACTTTTTTGAATATCAGAAAGAATAAAGAAGAAAACAAAGAAAACCAGAAGCAGTGTCATGAGATCGCCATAAGGCGTCATTATGTCACCGTAATTCTGGGAATCATCCAGATCTTCTTCCAGTTCGTACATTTTCCGTCTGAGTTTTTCTATTTTCAATTTATTATTTGCCATAAAGCACCATTAATCAAGATAAATTGAGAGTTTTTCTTTAGTAATCTGGGGATTATCACCATTATTAATAGAAATAATGCCCTGAATGATAATTTCTCTAACTTTGGTATCTATCTGATTTTTAATTCTGATCTTACCAGCAGCTGGTTTGAAAAACAGAGCAGACATAATCAGCCCATAAAGAGTAGTAACAAGTGCCAAACCCATGGCAGCAGGTATTGAAGCAGGGTCTTCCACTCTATTCAACATGGCAATAAGACCAATAATCGTACCCATCATACCAAATTGAGGAGCCAGACTACCCCCGGTTTTAAAGACCTGCTCTCCCAAAGCATAACGTTCTGTAATAGTGATACTTTCCTGGATCAGTGTCTCTTCAATAAATTCAATTTCTTCACCATCAGCAACGAGCATCAAAGCATTCTCCAGAAACTTGTTTCCTGTTACAGTACTACTGCTGAGAATTGACCTGATACCATTATTACGTACATCACGACTGAGTGAGACCATGGAATTCATCATTTGTTTTGCAGTATAGGGTTTTTCAGTAAAAAGTTTGGAAAATGAAGAAAACGCAGAAGTAAATGCTTTGGGTGAGAAATGTACCAGTAAGGCAGCAATGGTTCCACCCAACACGATTGCCAAAGCTCCAGGATCAATGAAATAACTTGTATCTTCTTTTGTGATAATAGTTCCCACAATAACTATGATTCCAAGAAGATAGCCAATATATACAGATAATCTCATAATATTTTCCTCCTATGCCTTCAACAGCAGATTTCGAACAGAATTCAGCATTTGATCTTGAACAATAATGATGTCTTCATCGGATAGTGGCTTAATGTTTTGCATTTCATCATCAAACAATTCTCTGTTACGACTGGTCATGTTATTAAAGAATTTCTCTTTAACAAGAGGAGGAGCGATAGACAGATAATTTATCAGAATATTTCTATCAATATATCTGATCAAACTTTCAATTTGCTGTGTTTCAAGATCAACTAGATCATCAAGCAGTATAACATCTTTTCTCATAATACTTGCAAAACCGGCATCGATAGAATGTACTCTACCATAGAGTTTCTCTGAAGTTTTTGCCGGTAAATTATTGATCAATTCAGCAATCAGTGATTGGTTGTTATATGAAAGGCTTTCTTTTTCCATCTGATTATGATAATTTTGAGATAGTCTCTGATGCAATTTAACAATTTCAGGACGAATTAGCTGCTTACCTTTGATCATGGCAGTAAGCAGAATATCCGTATTCCCAGTAAAATTATTAAAGAAATCACTCACAAATTCCGGAGAAAGTTGAGAAAGTACAAATGCTGCTGCTTCAGGTGATTCATTGCCCAGCAATTGTCCACAACCATTAATGGAAAGATTTTGTACGAAATGAAAACTGAGAGTTTCTTCCTCTTTCTTTTCCTGAGGCAGTAATCTTACAGTAACTGGTTCTTTGGACCCACTTTCACGCTTACCGGCAGAAGTTTGAGTAACTGAGGGAGCACGGAGAGCACCTTCCAAGCCTGGAATATTTACTTCCTTTAATGATTTGGAAAGTTTGTTCATGCGAGTGGAAAAGATGATTAGAAATATCAGCATGAGGAAAAGCAGCAAAGCACCGATCATAATGATGTAATTACGGTAGTCCTGGGTCTGAGTAATTGTATCTCCAGATTCCCCGGTTTCATCAGCTATAAGGTTAAGAACTCGTTTGACATCAAGTTTATCACCTTTATCGGGACTTATATTAACCCAGCTGGCTACATTCTGCCGTACAAATTCTTCCATTTCATCAGTAGTTTTTTTACTTAGGTAAATAGTGACTACCTTTTTCATTACGATGGTGGGGTAGGTTTCTTCACCCGCTATCTCACTTGGCATCACACCGCTGGAGCGAGCCATTGGTAATCCGGGCAGACTTCGTTCGGTATCAAGGGTGGAGCCAAAAACTTTGAGCCCTTCAGAAGGATAACGCAGTGTCATATCCACGATAGCAACATTATCTCCCACAATGGGATAAAGCATACTTTCAATCCAGTCTGCCAGCTCTCTTTCAGCCTGTATCTCCATTACAGTTTCAATATCT encodes:
- a CDS encoding FliG C-terminal domain-containing protein, with translation MKKIIVILALLLMATALCAQTTDIETVMEIQAERELADWIESMLYPIVGDNVAIVDMTLRYPSEGLKVFGSTLDTERSLPGLPMARSSGVMPSEIAGEETYPTIVMKKVVTIYLSKKTTDEMEEFVRQNVASWVNISPDKGDKLDVKRVLNLIADETGESGDTITQTQDYRNYIIMIGALLLFLMLIFLIIFSTRMNKLSKSLKEVNIPGLEGALRAPSVTQTSAGKRESGSKEPVTVRLLPQEKKEEETLSFHFVQNLSINGCGQLLGNESPEAAAFVLSQLSPEFVSDFFNNFTGNTDILLTAMIKGKQLIRPEIVKLHQRLSQNYHNQMEKESLSYNNQSLIAELINNLPAKTSEKLYGRVHSIDAGFASIMRKDVILLDDLVDLETQQIESLIRYIDRNILINYLSIAPPLVKEKFFNNMTSRNRELFDDEMQNIKPLSDEDIIIVQDQMLNSVRNLLLKA
- a CDS encoding flagellar motor protein MotB, yielding MANNKLKIEKLRRKMYELEEDLDDSQNYGDIMTPYGDLMTLLLVFFVFFFILSDIQKSQRIIEQNAKLSEEQAKVDSLLDLNETVITIPGEILFSSGKAELRWQSLRALAQVAENIKREIGDEEGWQIRIEGHTDNVPISTVKYESNWDLSMARALSIVKFFVENDFFPPDQLQAMGYGEFKPIAPNDTDENKRKNRRVEIRLTRKYQ
- a CDS encoding DUF302 domain-containing protein codes for the protein MKKIIYLIVGLLLGAILMGTVIWNKMPDLMLINLESKYDFQSTVDKLIIAAYDNGWEVVNEVDVQERIMSFDYGDILRMQIIEICHADHSYTILQDDNNKKIAGIMPCRFAVYETHEGKVMISKMNIGLLSKMFGGVIQQVMGVVAEEEKAMLKTVIE
- a CDS encoding SO_0444 family Cu/Zn efflux transporter; its protein translation is MNNLLTAIYGIYLEIAPYLFIGLTFAGLMHVLLKGDFILRQLGKANIWSIIKAAVFGVPLPLCSCGVVPTAMHLKRKGASNGATISFLTSTPQTGIDSIIPTFGMLGWFMGIYRPLTALLMGIIAGVITNKIKPEDKLENIESAAQSCCLTCECDDPNCTHPSHPWNRPKQRENAESCSCGTGHDNDHDHISDRQTNVFKKFIAYAYGDFIDDISTQLVVGIILAGLITWLIPDGFFEKYGGQGFLGMIFMIIVGLPMYVCATGSIPIAVSLIMKGISPGAAFVFLVVGPATNAASLTVIASSLGKKVTAIYVAVLTICALGFGMLLNVLVDNFGITVNVKHMTHNMGRSIWLDIITIIFTVILVLSFWRKYRPRRKIKVEPIKGVVMKKYIIEDMHCNHCVKTITSAVEELAGAEEVMIDLNQKTMEVIGDATDEEIMDKVKSTGYKIEIAEEN
- a CDS encoding MotA/TolQ/ExbB proton channel family protein, encoding MRLSVYIGYLLGIIVIVGTIITKEDTSYFIDPGALAIVLGGTIAALLVHFSPKAFTSAFSSFSKLFTEKPYTAKQMMNSMVSLSRDVRNNGIRSILSSSTVTGNKFLENALMLVADGEEIEFIEETLIQESITITERYALGEQVFKTGGSLAPQFGMMGTIIGLIAMLNRVEDPASIPAAMGLALVTTLYGLIMSALFFKPAAGKIRIKNQIDTKVREIIIQGIISINNGDNPQITKEKLSIYLD